The Burkholderia mayonis genome window below encodes:
- a CDS encoding YchE family NAAT transporter produces MDLLKSFISLLALINPLGAVPFFLSLTAQQTETERRHTIRIAAISVFCVIAVTTLLGQQIIDFFGITVGSLEVGGGIIMLLMAISMLNAQIGNTRSTPEERDEAESKNSVAVVPLAIPLLTGPGSISTVIVYAANARHWYDRLGLVAIGAALALICFIAMRLAEPIAHWIGRTGINIVTRLMGLMLSALAVEFIVDGLKALLPALT; encoded by the coding sequence ATGGATCTGCTCAAATCGTTCATCTCCCTGCTCGCGCTGATCAATCCGCTCGGCGCGGTGCCGTTTTTCCTGAGCCTGACGGCCCAGCAGACGGAAACCGAGCGGCGACACACGATCCGCATCGCGGCGATCTCCGTGTTCTGCGTGATCGCTGTGACGACGCTGCTCGGCCAGCAGATCATCGATTTCTTCGGGATCACGGTGGGCTCGCTGGAGGTCGGCGGCGGGATCATCATGCTGCTGATGGCGATCTCGATGCTGAACGCGCAGATCGGCAACACGCGCTCGACGCCCGAGGAGCGCGACGAGGCGGAGTCGAAGAACAGCGTCGCCGTCGTGCCGCTCGCGATTCCGCTCCTGACGGGGCCGGGCTCGATCAGCACGGTGATCGTCTACGCGGCGAACGCCCGGCACTGGTACGACCGGCTCGGGCTCGTCGCGATCGGCGCGGCGCTCGCGCTCATCTGTTTCATTGCGATGCGGCTCGCCGAGCCGATCGCGCACTGGATCGGCCGCACCGGCATCAACATCGTCACGCGTTTGATGGGATTGATGCTGTCGGCGCTGGCGGTGGAATTCATCGTCGATGGACTGAAGGCATTGTTGCCTGCACTGACATGA
- the hisC gene encoding histidinol-phosphate transaminase produces the protein MTTPEDIIRRDVLAMTSYPVPDAAGFVKLDAMENPYSLPAPLAAELGERLAHVALNRYPAPRPAVLIDKLRAAMGVPAACDVLLGNGSDEIIGMLAMACAKPGAKVLAPVPGFVMYELSAKFAQLEFVGVPLAADLTLDVDAMLAAIAEHRPALVYLAYPNNPTGTLYPDEDIERIIAAAEASLVVIDEAYQPFAQRSWLPRAAEFDNVVVMRTMSKLGLAGIRLGYLVGLPAWLAQFDKVRPPYNVNVLTQAAAEFLLARLDVLDAQAAQLRDARTGLAHAIGALPGATVFPSAGNFLLVRVPDAAAVFDVLLTERVLIKNVSKMHPLLANCVRVTVGSPEENARLLAALKLALP, from the coding sequence ATGACTACGCCAGAAGACATCATCCGCCGCGACGTGCTCGCGATGACGAGCTACCCGGTGCCGGATGCGGCGGGCTTCGTGAAGCTCGACGCGATGGAGAACCCGTATTCGCTGCCTGCGCCGCTTGCGGCCGAGCTCGGCGAGCGGCTCGCGCACGTCGCGCTGAACCGCTATCCGGCGCCGCGTCCCGCCGTGCTGATCGACAAGCTGCGCGCGGCGATGGGCGTGCCCGCCGCGTGCGACGTGCTGCTCGGCAACGGCTCGGACGAGATCATCGGCATGCTCGCGATGGCGTGCGCGAAGCCGGGCGCGAAGGTGCTCGCGCCGGTGCCGGGCTTCGTGATGTACGAGCTGTCGGCGAAGTTCGCGCAGCTCGAGTTCGTCGGCGTGCCGCTCGCGGCCGACCTGACACTCGACGTCGACGCGATGCTCGCGGCCATCGCCGAGCACCGTCCGGCGCTCGTTTATCTCGCCTATCCGAACAACCCGACGGGCACGCTGTATCCGGACGAGGACATCGAGCGGATCATCGCGGCCGCGGAGGCGAGCCTCGTCGTGATCGACGAGGCGTACCAGCCGTTCGCGCAGCGCAGCTGGCTGCCGCGCGCGGCGGAGTTCGACAACGTCGTCGTGATGCGCACGATGTCTAAGCTCGGCCTGGCCGGCATCCGCTTGGGCTACCTCGTCGGGCTGCCCGCGTGGCTCGCGCAGTTCGACAAGGTGCGCCCGCCGTACAACGTGAACGTGCTGACGCAGGCGGCGGCCGAGTTCCTGCTCGCGCGCCTCGACGTGCTCGACGCGCAGGCCGCGCAGTTGCGCGACGCGCGCACCGGGCTCGCGCACGCGATCGGCGCGCTGCCGGGCGCGACGGTGTTCCCGAGCGCCGGCAATTTTCTGCTCGTGCGGGTGCCGGATGCGGCCGCCGTGTTCGACGTACTTTTGACTGAGCGGGTTTTGATCAAAAACGTGAGTAAAATGCACCCATTGCTCGCCAATTGCGTGCGCGTAACGGTTGGGTCTCCCGAAGAAAACGCGCGTCTTCTGGCCGCACTGAAGCTGGCGCTGCCCTGA
- the hisB gene encoding imidazoleglycerol-phosphate dehydratase HisB codes for MRVAEVVRNTSETQIRVKIDLDGTGKQKLATGVPFLDHMLDQIARHGLVDLDIEAHGDTHIDDHHTVEDVGISLGQAVAKAIGDKKGIRRYGHSYVPLDEALSRVVIDFSGRPGLEFHVPFTRARIGTFDVDLSIEFFRGFVNHAGVTLHIDNLRGVNAHHQLETVFKAFGRALRMAVELDERAAGQIPSTKGSL; via the coding sequence ATGCGCGTGGCGGAAGTCGTTCGCAACACCAGCGAAACGCAGATCCGTGTGAAGATCGACCTCGATGGCACCGGCAAGCAAAAACTCGCGACCGGCGTTCCGTTCCTCGACCATATGCTCGACCAGATCGCGCGCCATGGTCTCGTCGATCTCGACATCGAAGCGCATGGGGACACCCATATCGACGACCACCATACGGTCGAGGACGTCGGCATCTCGCTCGGCCAGGCCGTCGCGAAGGCGATCGGCGACAAGAAGGGCATCCGCCGCTACGGCCATTCGTACGTGCCGCTCGACGAGGCGCTGTCGCGCGTCGTGATCGATTTCTCCGGGCGTCCGGGCCTCGAATTCCACGTGCCGTTCACGCGTGCGCGAATCGGCACGTTCGACGTCGATCTGTCGATCGAATTCTTCCGCGGCTTCGTCAATCATGCGGGCGTGACGCTTCATATCGACAACCTGCGCGGCGTCAATGCGCACCATCAGCTCGAGACGGTGTTCAAGGCGTTCGGCCGCGCGCTGCGGATGGCGGTGGAGCTCGACGAGCGTGCGGCGGGGCAGATCCCGTCGACGAAGGGCAGCCTCTGA